GCGAGATCTTCACATCCTTCAACCCCGTGAAAACTATCGCAATATAAAGCGTAAGGACTACTCCTGTTACGGCAAAAGGATAGCTTTCGAAAGATTTATACTCTGGCCAGTAATTAAGCAGCGCATTTCGGGCTGTGTAGAGATTCAAGCTTACAATCTCTTCCGCACCCGGCGAGGCAATGGTTATCGCAGCTAGAAGAAAAATACCTATAAGCCATTCTTTGAGGCTTATTCATAGGGGTGTTTTGGCTTTCCCCAGCTAACACTTTACCCGAGGGGGATGTGAGGGCGGCTTGCCCGATCTGAGATAATTCAAAATGCAGAAAGAAAACCCTCAGATGAAAGACAAGCCGCCGCCGTGAATACTACCACAAGCCTTGACCGTGACCAGATCCTCAACCTGTGCGAACTGATCCACACATCCCGTTCCGGAAACCTTCCCCCGGCAGGGTCCCGTGTCCTGGGCTTGTTCCGCTGTATCCAGGTCACTGTGTTGATATTGCGGCACAATCTCACCCAGGAGTTGCTGGCCGACATCCACACAGTCTCCCAAGCCACCATCTCACGAGTGGTGGCGGTCTACACTCCCCTGATCGCCGAAGCCCTCCAGAACTGGGTGCCCAGTGTGGGGGACCTCGACCCGGACCGTCAGTACATCATCGACGGTACTCTGGTGTCCTGCTGGTCGTGGCACGACCGTCCCGAGCT
The sequence above is drawn from the Arachnia rubra genome and encodes:
- a CDS encoding transposase family protein, coding for MNTTTSLDRDQILNLCELIHTSRSGNLPPAGSRVLGLFRCIQVTVLILRHNLTQELLADIHTVSQATISRVVAVYTPLIAEALQNWVPSVGDLDPDRQYIIDGTLVSCWSWHDRPELYSGKHHTTGVNLQVACTLAGQLAWISPPLPGSVHDAKAIKESGFLAALDSQSHIGDKGYIGLGMMVVS